From a single Solanum dulcamara chromosome 4, daSolDulc1.2, whole genome shotgun sequence genomic region:
- the LOC129884045 gene encoding two-component response regulator ARR14-like, translating to MDIQGVTANSSDMGTKNICILLVLDDFTCHNIVSDMLHNQTYQVLHVGKTMDTLNAIWKRKSMFNLVLTNIHRLNTNGVDILQIIKNKLYLPIIYFKGLHIFTTVMSPDDTRYDNQVQDSSVAAYVVNFSDTNEMNKFWQMALEKEKGRKEAPNQEENASRLPQNVTAETIRENTSSADTDADLKGKRKANSDRSEENRDIEKKRRVVWTPKMHQNFLKAIQHLGYEKAVPKKIVEIMNEPGLTREHVASHLQKYRMCIKRAQESSAASIYDQILSNDADAKCFQVQPYQSPLNFNASRGYSHSMQQPFQTHFQQGTGGINCPTSGQMGSFQQQNSLLDFANLQQADHSGLIGQHSTFVPRIAHGSNFRIYGDKRKNMLFSIQSGNENQPTNSNNSGLEFIGFRLSTDGKSVNFGNKSSSCTVIPNNAYSGLCSSMSEDYIHKQQSSPQLLETPIENTLSQFSSVQPENHTFNHPCNNNSEQQSLLLFDNAENKTSCQIPEMPDSFILQEQLSAQPSSGDLEDYSAILFGDEVYVPSLENYDSIQQQYSATELPQVTLEVNSLGTEIDIKSLLETTEDRSTQLFWEENELL from the exons TATGGGAACTAAAAATATCTGCATACTTCTAGTCCTTGATGATTTTACTTGTCATAATATTGTTTCTGATATGCTTCACAACCAAACTTATCAAG TTTTGCATGTTGGAAAAACAATGGATACTTTAAATGCTATTTGGAAGAGAAAGAGCATGTTCAATCTTGTTCTTACAAACATCCACAGGCTTAACACAAATGGGGTTGACATCCTCCAAATCATCAAGAACAAACTCTATCTTCCTATTATTT ATTTTAAGGGGTTGCACATTTTTACCACAGTGATGTCACCAGATGATACAAGATATGACAATCAAGTCCAAGATAGTAGTGTTGCAGCATATGTTGTGAATTTCTCAGACACAAATGAGATGAACAAGTTTTGGCAAATGGCATTAGAGAAAGAGAAAGGTAGAAAAGAAGCACCCAATCAAGAAGAAAATGCTTCAAGATTGCCTCAGAATGTAACTGCAGAGACAATTAGAGAAAACACATCATCTGCTGATACTGATGCTGATCTGAAGGGTAAGCGAAAAGCTAACAGTGACAGAAGTGAAGAAAATAGAGACATCGAAAAGAAACGAAGGGTTGTATGGACTCCAAAGATGCATCAAAACTTCTTGAAAGCAATCCAGCACTTGGGCTATGAAA AGGCTGTTCCTAAAAAAATAGTTGAAATTATGAATGAGCCTGGATTGACTAGAGAACATGTTGCCAGTCATTTGCAG AAATACCGCATGTGTATTAAAAGAGCGCAAGAAAGTTCAGCTGCTTCTATCTATGACCAAATCCTATCAAATGATGCTGATGCAAAATGCTTTCAAGTTCAACCATACCAATCTCCTCTAAATTTCAATGCTTCGCGAGGATATTCTCATTCTATGCAACAGCCATTTCAGACACACTTTCAGCAAGGAACTGGTGGCATTAACTGTCCAACTTCTGGCCAAATGGGCAGTTTCCAGCAGCAGAACAGTCTCTTGGATTTTGCAAATTTGCAACAAGCAGATCATAGTGGCCTAATTGGACAGCATTCAACATTTGTGCCAAGAATTGCTCATGGTAGTAACTTCAGAATATATGGCGACAAGAGAAAGAACATGCTTTTCAGCATCCAAAGTGGCAATGAAAACCAGCCCACAAACTCAAATAATTCTGGTTTGGAGTTTATTGGTTTTAGATTGAGCACAGATGGGAAATCTGTCAACTTTGGTAACAAAAGTTCCTCTTGTACTGTAATCCCAAATAACGCGTATTCTGGTCTATGTTCCTCAATGTCAGAGGACTACATTCACAAGCAGCAATCTTCACCACAACTCCTGGAAACCCCTATAGAAAATACTTTAAGTCAATTCTCTTCAGTTCAACCTGAAAATCATACATTCAATCATCCTTGTAACAACAATTCAGAACAACAGAGCCTTCTACTTTTCGATAATGCAGAGAATAAAACATCATGTCAAATCCCAGAAATGCCTGACAGCTTCATACTGCAAGAACAGCTTTCAGCACAGCCATCATCAGGGGATCTTGAGGACTATTCTGCAATATTATTTGGTGATGAAGTATATGTGCCATCACTAGAGAACTATGATTCTATACAGCAACAATATTCTGCAACAGAGTTACCACAAGTAACGCTTGAAGTCAATAGTTTAGGTACTGAAATAGACATTAAGTCTCTGCTGGAAACAACAGAAGACCGAAGTACACAACTATTTTGGGAGGAGAATGAACTTCTTTAA